One genomic window of Cupriavidus oxalaticus includes the following:
- a CDS encoding efflux RND transporter permease subunit, which produces MWFTRLSIRNPVLATMMMMAFIVVGLFSYQRLPVDQFPDITFPVVVVQTEYPGAAPESVESDVTRKVEEIVNTISGIDEIFSHSYQGTSVVVIKFDLSVDVGQAAQDVRDKIALIRPQFRDEVKDPRVLRYDPSDAPIFYLSVSNAPGANRSQRELTTIADQIVRKRLETVRGVGAINLVGGTKREVEIRIRPAQLEALGIGVDQVMNAIRNENQELPAGELRSSSTETVVQIKGRVPTPDAFRKIIVARRAGQPVTLGEIADVRDGQEEQESLALLDGKRALFLSVVKAQGQNTVDTVDGLVRMTDEVRKLVPAGVQLNVVNDTARGIRSSVKEVRSTLLEGAFLTVAIVFLFLGSWRSTVITGLTLPIALIGTFGVMYMCGFTLNVITLMALSLCVGLLIDDAIVVRENIVRHNLMGKDHRSAALDGTNEIGLAVLATTFSIVAVFLPVGFMGGIIGRFFHQFGITVVAAVLISMFVSFTLDPMLSSVWHDPDLHGTGNKKSWYGRTIGRMLDWFSARMDRLGDGYAAMLGWALKHRMATAIIAAVTFFGSFALVPLIGTEFVPNEDLGETQVGFTTPVGTSIEVTEAKVRQVETALKSFPEVAYTYATINSGNASGRNNAMVSVRLTERRARKLSTAQLNPLIRERLAGIAGITLTMVGMPDGAGGQKAIQVSIQGDDLNELRRLSQEAGKRMRAIPGLADLDSSMKDDRPTIEIRIRRELASDLGVGVAQIGNALRPLLAGDAISSWRAPDDENYDVRVRLPRDARTGMADLSALMIASSQANADGSPKMVPLRQIAELVPTTGANQISRRDLNREVELTANVAGRSAGEVARDVKATLDGMNWPAGYKYRFGGSTKSMNESFGYAVSALALAVIFIYMILASQFASFFQPIAIMTSLPLTLVGVFAALLLFRSTLNMFSIIGFIMLMGLVTKNAILLVDFANQARQGHVDGTDGSEGRQPLSREAALVEAARVRLRPILMTTLAMIFGMVPLAFSLGEGAEQRAPMGQTVIGGIITSSILTLVVVPVIYTYLDDFGAWLRRLWQGKAAAPSPSHAAAAPARPATQELPGPTEASAE; this is translated from the coding sequence ATGTGGTTCACTCGCCTGTCCATCCGCAACCCGGTGCTGGCCACCATGATGATGATGGCCTTCATCGTGGTCGGGCTGTTCTCCTACCAGCGCCTGCCGGTCGACCAGTTCCCCGATATCACCTTCCCGGTGGTGGTGGTACAGACCGAATACCCGGGCGCCGCGCCGGAATCGGTGGAATCCGACGTCACGCGCAAGGTCGAGGAGATCGTCAACACCATCTCCGGCATCGACGAGATCTTCTCGCACTCGTACCAGGGCACCTCGGTCGTCGTCATCAAGTTCGACCTCAGCGTCGATGTCGGCCAGGCCGCGCAGGATGTGCGCGACAAGATCGCGCTGATCCGGCCGCAGTTCCGCGACGAGGTCAAGGATCCGCGCGTGCTGCGCTACGACCCGTCCGACGCGCCGATCTTCTACCTGTCGGTGTCCAATGCCCCGGGCGCCAACCGCAGCCAGCGCGAGCTGACCACCATCGCAGACCAGATCGTGCGCAAGCGGCTGGAAACGGTGCGCGGCGTGGGTGCGATCAATCTCGTCGGCGGCACCAAGCGCGAGGTCGAGATCCGCATCCGTCCCGCGCAGCTGGAAGCGCTGGGTATCGGCGTCGACCAGGTAATGAATGCGATCCGCAACGAGAACCAGGAGCTGCCCGCGGGCGAGTTGCGGTCCTCGTCCACCGAGACCGTGGTGCAGATCAAGGGCCGCGTGCCCACGCCCGACGCCTTCCGCAAGATCATCGTGGCGCGCCGCGCCGGCCAGCCGGTCACGCTGGGCGAGATCGCCGACGTGCGCGACGGGCAGGAAGAACAGGAAAGCCTGGCGCTGCTCGATGGCAAGCGCGCCCTCTTCCTGTCGGTGGTGAAGGCGCAGGGCCAGAACACCGTCGATACCGTCGACGGCCTGGTGCGCATGACCGATGAGGTGCGCAAGCTGGTGCCTGCGGGCGTGCAGCTCAACGTGGTCAACGACACCGCGCGCGGCATCCGCAGCAGCGTGAAGGAGGTGCGCTCCACGCTGCTGGAAGGCGCGTTCCTGACGGTGGCCATCGTGTTCCTGTTCCTCGGCTCTTGGCGCAGCACGGTCATCACCGGCCTGACGCTGCCGATCGCGCTGATCGGCACTTTCGGCGTGATGTACATGTGCGGCTTCACGCTCAACGTGATCACGCTGATGGCGCTGTCGCTGTGCGTGGGCCTGCTGATCGACGATGCCATCGTGGTGCGCGAGAACATCGTGCGCCACAACCTGATGGGCAAGGACCACCGCAGCGCGGCGCTGGACGGCACCAACGAGATCGGGCTGGCGGTGCTGGCCACCACCTTCTCGATCGTGGCGGTGTTCCTGCCGGTGGGCTTCATGGGCGGGATCATCGGGCGCTTCTTCCACCAGTTCGGCATTACGGTGGTGGCTGCCGTGCTGATCTCGATGTTCGTCTCGTTCACGCTGGACCCGATGCTGTCGTCGGTCTGGCACGATCCCGACCTGCACGGCACCGGCAACAAGAAGAGCTGGTACGGACGCACCATCGGCCGGATGCTGGACTGGTTCTCGGCGCGCATGGACCGGCTTGGCGACGGCTATGCCGCGATGCTGGGCTGGGCGCTGAAGCACCGGATGGCAACCGCGATCATCGCGGCGGTGACGTTCTTCGGCAGCTTTGCGCTGGTGCCGCTGATCGGCACGGAATTCGTGCCCAACGAGGACCTGGGCGAGACGCAGGTCGGGTTCACCACGCCGGTGGGCACGTCGATCGAAGTCACCGAGGCCAAGGTGCGGCAGGTGGAAACCGCGCTGAAATCCTTCCCGGAAGTCGCCTACACCTACGCCACCATCAACTCGGGCAACGCCTCGGGCCGCAACAACGCGATGGTCTCGGTGCGCCTGACCGAGCGGCGCGCACGCAAGCTCTCGACCGCGCAGCTCAACCCGCTGATCCGCGAGCGGCTGGCCGGCATCGCGGGCATCACGCTGACCATGGTCGGCATGCCCGACGGCGCCGGTGGCCAGAAGGCGATCCAGGTTTCGATCCAGGGCGACGACCTCAACGAGCTGCGCCGGCTGTCGCAGGAAGCCGGCAAGCGCATGCGGGCGATCCCCGGCCTGGCCGACCTGGATTCGAGCATGAAGGACGACCGTCCCACCATCGAGATCCGCATCCGCCGCGAACTGGCCTCGGACCTGGGCGTGGGCGTGGCGCAGATCGGCAACGCCCTGCGCCCGCTGCTGGCGGGCGATGCCATCAGCTCGTGGCGCGCGCCCGATGACGAGAACTACGACGTGCGCGTGCGCCTGCCCCGGGACGCCCGCACCGGCATGGCCGACCTGAGCGCGCTGATGATCGCCAGCAGCCAGGCCAACGCCGACGGCTCGCCGAAGATGGTGCCGCTGCGCCAGATCGCCGAGCTGGTGCCGACCACCGGCGCCAACCAGATCAGCCGGCGCGACCTGAACCGCGAGGTCGAGCTGACCGCCAACGTCGCCGGGCGCTCGGCCGGCGAAGTGGCGCGCGACGTCAAGGCCACGCTGGACGGCATGAACTGGCCGGCGGGCTACAAGTACCGTTTCGGCGGCTCGACCAAGTCGATGAACGAGTCCTTCGGCTACGCCGTGTCGGCGCTGGCGCTGGCGGTGATCTTCATCTACATGATCCTGGCGTCGCAGTTCGCCAGCTTCTTCCAGCCGATCGCGATCATGACCTCGCTGCCGCTCACGCTGGTCGGCGTGTTCGCGGCACTGCTGCTGTTCCGCTCGACGCTGAATATGTTCTCGATCATCGGCTTCATCATGCTGATGGGGCTGGTGACCAAGAATGCGATCTTGCTGGTGGACTTTGCCAACCAGGCGCGGCAGGGTCACGTCGATGGAACTGACGGCAGCGAGGGCCGCCAGCCGTTGTCGCGCGAGGCCGCGCTGGTGGAAGCGGCGCGCGTGCGCCTGCGCCCGATCCTGATGACCACGCTGGCGATGATCTTCGGCATGGTGCCGCTGGCCTTCAGCCTGGGCGAAGGCGCCGAGCAGCGCGCGCCGATGGGCCAGACGGTGATCGGCGGGATCATTACCTCGTCGATCCTGACGCTGGTGGTGGTGCCTGTGATCTATACGTATCTTGATGATTTCGGGGCGTGGTTGCGCCGGCTGTGGCAAGGCAAGGCAGCCGCGCCGTCACCAAGCCACGCCGCGGCCGCGCCCGCCCGTCCGGCCACGCAGGAATTGCCGGGGCCCACGGAGGCCAGCGCGGAATGA